ACAGTTATTCTCTTGCTCAAATTGTTTGAATGCATGTGAAAGGACTTCCTGCACTTTTTGTGATATCAGTGTTGCAAACGAGATGTTGAAAGACTAGTGACAAAAATAACTCAACTGTTTCACCACTATCAAGCCAGCAACAGACTGGTGGGTTTTTAGCATCACATTACAATTATtcttttaatcaaataacaaataCATTCATAGCGAACTAGACTGCAACAAAATCTTGGCTAAAAGCTGTAATAAACAGTCCATGGCTGTATTCACTATGTCAATATGTGGGATGAGGCTAGTCTGCGTCACTCTCCTCCGGTGTTTTTCATCTCCAGCTCAGCCACGCTTCATTCAGACGACACACAGACACCCTGCAGGGGCCACACGTCACCCTCATGGGGAACCAGAAGAATCCCTGGATCTCTGCTCTGGTCTTGGTGGGTCTTCTACACAAAGTTACTGGACTATCCAATACCCAGGTAAGATGTTAAGACATATACTTATTATACAGTTTTTAGTctttaaaatatgctgttttggtaaTACTGGATTGTTCATTTAGATAAAGCTTTAAACCAGGAATAAAGAACAAGGGAATAAGGATAATAAtgcacagttttatttatttaaagttaaggCATCGCTTGTTAATAAAGCAATAGGCTGAGTAAACAACATCCATGTGTGTGTTACATTGAAGCTTAAAAGTAAATACTGGAACATATATCTCATATAATCTCTGTACTTAAGCATGTTTTTAACACAATGCTGTAAGGATGTTGAGGTTATAGCCCATAAATCAGTGTGATTTGATCGTGCGCACTGTTTTCTCCATGCAGTAGCAGGTGCAGTGGGTTGCCACAGTAACTGAggcagaaaataattaaataaatagaggGAAAAAATACAAGAATCATGATCACTTAATAAcaccattattatatatataaaaaaaaaaaaaagaattttaactaactttttttttaagcacttcAAATACCAAACAGCAAAAGTcaaataaaggtaaatatttacTTTACCTGGTCAGGGTATTATAACTCCACTACTACAGCTTCAAGGTGATATAACcctaaaacatttctattttgagAACAAGAACTATTATATGATAATAAGAATTAAGATTACATGATATtacagttttgttcatttttttactcACATATTAGTCACATCCAGTTTTCTTGAAAATTAGCTGGTTCAGTGATAAAGAGCGCGCCTGGGGTTTCACAATTTTGAGTGAGAATACAAAGGTCACCGCAATGGTTAAATAATTCAAAAGTTTACGTTTGGgagaattttttaaatgattttgaaaaaagtcaCTTATGCTTGGCAAGGCTgcttatttgatgaaaaatactggtaatattgtgaaatattattacaatttaaaataactgttttctgttttaatatgttttatattttattattattattgcaatccTCAATGCCATATGATTtaacagaaatcattctaatatgctgaagaaatgttttattatattatatcattattttacatttgtctgTCTCAGGTGTGTAACCCAGCTGTAAGTGACACTATACACAACTATGGTGTGAAAACCCTAAATGGGACCCAGTACATCCCATTCTCCCATTATGCTGGAAGCTATGTCCTCATTGTCAATGTGGCCACCTTCTGAGGACTCACCTTCCAGTATGTGGGTAAGTGTATCACATTATATTACTTATGTTTGCAAATTAATGTGTGCCTCAAATATATACTTTACACCTTATGACAACAAAGCTTGAAGAGCAAATATGAAACTTGTTCATGATAACTGTATTGACTATGAGTTTTATATGCTATTTAGAattgaatgcactgcaacaagagCTCCGAGATGTTGGATTCACTATCCTCGGGTTTCCATGCAACCAGTTTGGGATGCAAGAGCCtggaaaaaatattgaaattcttTCTGGATTAAAGTGagttcatgttaaataaataataataaaaacagtggaTTAAACATGCAATAGTGTGCGGTTTTAAAAACTTGTTCTGCAAAACATCCAAAAGATAAATGACTCAAGTATTAGAAGACAGAGTCTTTAAGGAAAAAAGACTGAAGGTTTCTTTAACCTTGAGGTTACTGGCCATCACTCATGAGCCAAAACTACCTTAGCATCAGACAGTGTGCAATTAGCTTGTCTTTCTCATCTATCATCCCCTTTAAATTACTGCACATATCATATATCTTGAACCTAAAGGCTCTTTTCTGAAGTGATATCTGAAGCCACTTCTCTGGCCATGACTCTCTAAAGTCTCTATTTGTTTTCCTTATAGACAGACCCATGATGAAACAGATTTCTCCTTGTCTTCATAGGTATGTCCGTCCAGGCAATGGATTTGTTCCAAATTTCCAGTTATTTGAGAAGGTGGAAGTGAATGGAGTCAATGAACACgctcttttcacatttttaaaggttGGTCATTGCTTAATAAAGCATTTTGTAAAATCTGATATTGCTTGCAACACCTTATGCAAGAAAAGCCTATTTCAATAAAAAGCAATTGTcagtttaaatgaaattaaatgaaatttaaactgGTTTGCCCATTTTGGAATAGGCTACACAGGGCCCCCAAAAAGCATTAAGATATCTACATGTCATTCCATTCCATCAATTAAtacaatagaaaatagaaaatgatatcaaaaccaaaaaaaaagggtagctttagttttatcttaGCTTGAGAGTGCACTTATGTTCACTTTAAtacttcagtctttctactttaaaatgtcatgttcaaTTCCATGTTAGTTccattcttattttaatattttgcaataacacTCCAAATACTTTTGGGGACTATTTTTCTCTATCCGAGATCTGTTGTGTCAAGTTAactgcaatggaaaggttccatgcatgttaaaggttcttcatggaatcatgAGTGCCAATAAAGAGTGAATAAAAAGGgctctttctctttcagaatGCCTGCCCACCTGTGGGAGACAGCTTCGGTAACCCCACCAACAGATTGTTTTGGGAACCTCTCAAAATCAACGACATCAAGTGGAACTTTGAGAAGTTTCTGGTGGGTCCAGACGGCAGACCTGTAATGAGGTGGTTTCCCAGAGTGAACGTATCTGAAGTTAGGGCAGACATCTTGAAATACTTCCATCAGcttgttcaaacggctgattaactttcatctctctctccagcataaaatgtgttaaaatagtcaaaacagggtttctgcaggttttatgaagggaACTTTAAGAcccttttaaaaacagttaaagaaaATGTAAGGAATAAATTAAAGGAAATGCAATATGTTCTCTAAATCTTAACGTCTAGGGAACCTCGGTTGTTCTAGTTTTCCATTGCAAATGTCTTAAGAGTCTTAAAACAGGATGTacagaaaagcaaaaatataaattttggatTGGCTcagaaaaaattaacttaaaaaaaaagtttttataccCCATTGTGAGATATTTgttgtaaatgtatcttgatgaAAGCATgcttagatatttgtattggaaaaaaaagacaaaaatagtgaggaatttgatcttttttttctcaagtgcatgcaacatttaatgccattatttaatgaatttaagactttctactctgatttaaggccttaatttgtggaagggcgaagtaagactttttaagacccgcAGAAACCCTGTAAAAGCAAGATTACATGTGGCAAAGTTAAAAACCTTTGTGAATTGGATTGTTGTTACAAGAATTTGAACAGCatgaaattgtaataaaataattcctaGACTGCTCCTTCTAGAGGCTGTCAATGGGTCGGTTTGGAGACTGGCATGTTGATGACGGGAAGGCTTGAAAACAGACACTCTGTGGTGCCTGACCTGAGGTCGAGGGACAGCGGGCAGCTCTTTAGTGCATTCAGGCTGCTCTGCTGTTGCTTTTCGATCATGTCTTATCTCCTAAACAATCCTTTGAACTTGCTGCAGCCTCTGTGGACGTTCAGTAAATAAAGATTGTAAtgcaagaaataaaatgttttcttctgGTTATTGCGTGTCAGGGTGATATGGAAGTTGTAGTTTCTTTCACACAATAACATTTGGAGGTTTagacatttagaatatatttattatactaatCAATTACAAAAGTTTCACATGAGGTCTGCTTTCACccactggagaaaaaaaaggatcatTCCAAACAGCACAAAACTGCCAACCAGTAATTGATGGAAAGGATTAAATAAAGCTCACATCCAGCTCAAAGACATTTCAACTTGAAAACACTAATCTTAACTCGTTCTGCTCATTAAATTCAACcacatattcataaaataaatgcctGCCTATTTTTTCTTGTACATTTACATGACAAATATCACACCATTTGAAAGCAAATGAGTTGCTCGCCATTGGGAATAGTTTGTGAGCATACAAACCTTTTGCGTTTGGTTCAAAGCATTGGTCAGTAAGGTTGGAGACATTGCACACATGCGTGAAAACAGCCTTCATGATGGCAGATGACCGTAAAAACAGAAAGGATATGATTCTTACCCTGTTCCAAacatattacaatgtttttaagtGCAACACTGGACCCATTGTAATCAGCCATTTGGTTATTTCCTCCTCAtgttcagcattaaaaaaaaaattgagaccaATGAAAGTGGGCTGCACTAATGTGATGCATTAACTTATTTATTCTGGCCCACTTCCTGTGGTTGTGCATATGCACAAACGCACAAACTACAGTCTTCCAGTAGCTACAATATGTAAAGGGAGACACAAAACAATACACTAAAGACAACATCACTTATGACAATAAACCACACTCAGCTGTCAAAACAATAGATATAAATAACTTATCACTTCCATATGCACATAGggaataatgtttttgaacactgaatctttaaaaatattaagcaaaactaCTGTGATACTTCTGTCGTCCAGATGAAAGCCCTCCTCGATAGATTatcatttcaattacaatcacaAGTATCTGAAGGATCAACAAGCCATTGAAGCACATACTAAAGTAATCCCAGAACGTAATCTAATAGATGGAAAGGTTAACAGGTGTCATATATGGCTTCAATAAACAGTGGCGCAGACGTTCAACAGTATGTGACCTCTCCCATCATCTCAACCACAGCCAGTGAAGGAATCATCAATCAGTTCAGTCACATTCTACTGTTAGCCATTTTCAAGACAATTCACCTATAGAGTTATACATATTTTCTCTAATTGCACATACAAATGTCTTTGTCAGTCTCGATCAGTACCAAAACACTAAATGTCATGTTTTCAGGCAGCTATCATTTATTTAAGTGGTGGAGATTTAACTCTATAGGTAGATTGTTATAAAAATAACGTTCAATCATATTATCCATTAAATAACTAACTTCAGTTCCTGCATAGAATTATATAAAGCAGATAATTTAAACTTGAACAAtcataaaaaggtaaaataataaatgtatatattcttAATTTGCCAGAACAGTGTTTCACAAAAAGGATTATAAAACTTaagtatataaacaacattttcatcagtggtagatatatatatatatatatgtacaaaaaacaaacataacaaaaaacaaacaatagttCACGCCATGCCAACTGAAAATAAACTGCATCATGCTACTAGCCGGGAGCCATTCCAGGAGAGAGAATATGTGGTTAGTGCTTTCCGGGGTCTATGTTCTGACGCTCCCTTTTCCCAAATCCAGTTGCTCCCATTTCTgccaacaaaaaagaaacaagttaagaatcctcatttataaaacattctttacaatttttttcagagaaaatatTGAGGTGTGTtctgaacataaatgtaaaacaatactgaattttttatttatttatgtcttctATTTTTTTAGCCTTTATAGCAAAGAGAGGATGTTTAAGAATTTAACACTTTTCTtcaacaaggttgcattaaattgatcaaaagtgagatttttatttcacattaatgCTGTTCTATTCAACTTTCAAtagagcaccaaaacagcatattacaatgatttctgaaagatcacatgacactgaagcctggagt
The Cyprinus carpio isolate SPL01 chromosome B14, ASM1834038v1, whole genome shotgun sequence DNA segment above includes these coding regions:
- the LOC109066218 gene encoding glutathione peroxidase 3-like, yielding MGNQKNPWISALVLVGLLHKVTGLSNTQVCNPAVSDTIHNYGVKTLNGTQYIPFSHYAGSYVLIVNVATFUGLTFQYVELNALQQELRDVGFTILGFPCNQFGMQEPGKNIEILSGLKYVRPGNGFVPNFQLFEKVEVNGVNEHALFTFLKNACPPVGDSFGNPTNRLFWEPLKINDIKWNFEKFLVGPDGRPVMRWFPRVNVSEVRADILKYFHQLVQTAD